The sequence TCGGCTTCGATGGCGCGCCGCACGTCGTCGCGCGCGCGCCGCCAGCCGTCGAGGTCCGGCTTCAGCTCGGGCAGGCGCTCGAAGAGGATGATGCCGCGGTCCAAAGCCAGCCACGCCATCACCTTGGAGAACACGAAGTGCTGCCGGCCTCCGCGCGTCTCCCAGATGCCGTCATCCGGCTCGTTCCACCGGCGCGCCGCCGTGTCCACCACCTGCTTGACGAACTCCATCCAGAACCGCATGCGAGGGTCGGACTGCTGCTCCTCGTACGAGAAGTCCAGGCGCTTGACCAGGTTGTACATGACGCCCACCAGCTCGCCGTAGGTGTCCATCTGGAACTGGTCGAACGCGCCGTTGCCGATGCGCACCGGCTTGCTGCCCTTGTACCCGTCCAGGGCCTTCAGGTCCGTCTCGATGAGGAAGCGCTCGCCGCCGATGCCGTAGAGAATCTGGAGCTCGTCCGTGCGGCCCGCCGTGGTGGTCAGCAGGAAGCGGGCGAAGCGCCGGGCCTCGTCCCTGTAGCCGAACATCCCCAGCGCGGCGATGAGCACCGACGAGTCCCGCAGCCAGCTGAAGCGGTAGTCCCAGTTGCGCACGCCGCCCACTTCCTCCGGCAGCGACGTGGTGCCCGCGGCGATGATGGCCCCCGTGTCCGAGTACGTGAGTCCCTTGAGCACGAGCAGGCTGCGCACCACCAGGTCTCGGTGGGGTCCCGTGTACGTGCACCGGCTCGCCCACGAGCGCCAGAAGGCCTCCGTCCGCTCCACGCGCGTGCGCAGGTCCTCCGGGTCCAACCGCGCGGGCTTCATGCGGTGCGGGCGCTCCCACTGGATGGCCAGCTCTCGCCTGTCTCCGGCCTTCAGCACTTCGCGCGAGTCGCAGCCGCCCTTCGCGTCGGAGACGAGGCGCCCGAGGTTGCAGTGCAGGAGCAGCGAGTCCGCGCCGCCGAAGACGACGGCGAGGTCATCCGAGATGGGATGGAGGTACGGCGTGGTGCGGCCGAAGTCGAAGCGGGGAGAGAAGGTGACGGCCACCTCCACCTCTCCCTGCTCGCAGCGGACCAGCCGGATGAAGAGGTGACGGGGCTGGATGTCGGCGATCTTCCCGGGCTCGCGCTCGTCCTCCCAGCAGGGCAGGCAGTCCGTGACGGTGATGACGCCCGTGTCGGTGGCGAAGCGTGTCTCCAGGATGTTGGTGTCCGGCAGGTAGCGCCGGGTGATGGTGGACGGAGCCACGGGCGCGACGCGGAAGAAGCCTCCCTGCTCGCGGTCCAGCATGCAGGCGAAGACGGGGTTGTTGTCGAACCGGTGGAAGCACATCCACTCTAGCGTGCCGTCGCGGGCAACCATGCCCAGCGAATGGCAGTCGCTCAGGAAGGCGTAGTCGGTGATTGCAGGATAGGGAGTCCCTACGGGTCGAATGGAGGCTTTGGAGCTCATGGCGTCACGCTGTGCATGTGCGTCAGTGAATTGAAGTCCCGGGGGAAGTCGTGGCCGGATGCCTGCCGAAGACCTCCTTCCAGTCGCGCTTCATGCTGACCACGGTCCACTTCCGGGGGCCGGCCTCGCGCAGCGCCTCGTCGAGCCGGCCAGCGAGAGACACGCGGTCATAGGCGTACTCGCGCTCCGCATCGTCGTGGTGGAGGAGCAACTCCAGGTGCGGCAACTCACTGACGCTCGCGTACTGGAGCATCTGGAGATCTCCATCCGAGTTGCCGAACGTCAGGATGGGCCGCTTGCCGATGTGGAGGTGGATGTTGACCGGCTTGCCCGGCCCATCGTCGATGCTGCCGAGCTCCGGCAGCTTGATGAGCACCGGCCGGCCATCATGCAGCTCGAAGCGCACCTGGCTGCTGCTGCCCACCACCCGGGCTGGAGGGATTGCGTAGACCTCCTCGCAGAACGCCCGCAGGAAGTCGATGCCGCCTCCGGAGACGATGTAGCTGGTGAAGCCGCGGGCGCGCAGCAGGGCGAGCAACTCCAGCATGGGCTGGTAGACGCATTCCGTGTAGCGCCGGTGGAAGCGCGGGTGCCTCGCAGTGGCGAGCCACTCCCGTGAGATGCGGTCGAACGCGTCCGTGGTCATCCCCGCGTGCGTGGCCGCGACGAGCGCGCCGACATCATGCTCGCTGAGCCCGTGGGGCATGCCTGCTCCCGCCTCCAGGACGGCTTGAAACGGCCGCTGCGTCTTCCATTCAGGATGCTCGGCGGCGAGCGCGCGGATGCGGTCGAAGACGAACAGCCCCTGCGAGTAGAACGGCTGCTCGGTCCAGAGCGTGCCGTCGTTGTCGAAGATGGCGACGCGGTGCTCGGGCGGGACGCACGTGTCCGCGCCCTCTGAAGTCACCGCGTCCACGAAGGCGAGCAGGGCCTGCTTCACGGCGCCGTCGTTCCAGGAGCGCAGCGGCCGGGCTTCTGAAGCGAGGTCGCGGTCTCCATGGGAGGAGGGAAGAGGAGCGGGGTCCATGGATGCCTCGGGTGGAGTTCCGCGTCACAGGAAGTGCACGGCGCGGCACCGTGGCACCGGACTGGAGGGAGGGGGCGCCGTGCCGCCGGGCGATGGCCGGGCCTGTCCGGCGCGGAACGTGCCCACCCGCTCCCGGGGAGGGTCGGCGGGGCGGGCGGGCATGCGCAGCTTGCGCCGGTCCGATGCCTCCGGTTCCTCGTCCCTGGCGGTGGTTGTTCGCGGGAGTGCTCGCCGCACTCCTGTCGGCATGCGCCTCGATGAACCCACCGCGCTCGGAGTTGGCGAAGCGCGTGGGGCACTCGGACCTGGACGTGGGCGCGCTGCGCATCCGCGTGAGGGACCTGGCCCGGCGCTTCTCCGGCCTGATTGAAGCGACGGCGGATGACCTCGCCGCGCACACGGACTCGCCCGAGGTGAAGCGGGCGATGCTCCAGTTCAAGGCGAACGCGGTGCCCACCATGCAGGGCGCGCTCTTCCAGCCGGACCCGGTGGCCTCCCTGATTGATGCCTGGGCGCTGCTGGCCCAGCTCGAGGGCGTGTTGCCGAAATCAGCGGCGGGCACCTCTCCGGAATTGATGGCCAAGGCCCAGCGCTCGCTGGAGGGCATGGAGTCGGAGGTGGAGGCGCTGTGGCGCGAGGTGTCCGGACAGGAGGACGTGTCAGCCGCGCGTGAGCGCGTGCACGCGTGGGCCACCGAACACCCGCTGACCGGGCCGCTCGTCGCCCGTGACTCCACCGTGCCCCTGCTGGCCTCCGTGACATCGACCTCGGGTAGGGGACTGCTGAGGAAGACGGCGGGGCTGCTGGAGGACACGCGCGACATCACCGCGCGCGTGGACATCTACGCGGGCAGCCTCCCGCGCCAGGCGCGCTGGCAGGCGGAGTTGGTGGCCGCCGATGCCATGAATGCCCCCGCAGTGCAGTCCATCCTGGCCGACCTGGCGCGCACGGTGGACATCCTCGACCGCGTGGGAAGCATGGCCGCGAACACGCCCGCGCTGGTGGCCCGCGAGCGCGCGGCGGTGGTGGAGGCGATGGACGGGCAGCGGCGCTCGCTCCAGGACTTCATCTCCGGAGAGCGGCAGGCCGTGCTCACCGGCGTGGGGCAGGAGCGAGCGGCGGTGATGGACGCGCTGCATGCCGAGCGCGTGGCCACGCTGCAGCAACTCGACGGCATGACGCGGGGCTGGGTGGACCACGCCTTCGACCGCGCGGGGAACCTGGTGGACCGCGTCTTCCTGTGGCTCTTGGCACTGGTGGGCCTGGGAGTGGTGGGCGGCATCATCGTCGCGGCGCTCGTGCTCCGCGCGTGGCGTCGAAGACCCGTGGGCTGACGTCCGCGCTTCAGTGCGGCGCGCCGCCCAGCGTGTCCAGCTCGGACTCCGCGCGGCCCAGGCGCTGGCCCAGGTCCTGGAGCCGGTCGAGTTCCACGCCCTCGCTCGCGTCGAGCGTGGAGCCGGCCTCCTCCACCAGCGAG comes from Pyxidicoccus parkwaysis and encodes:
- a CDS encoding glycoside hydrolase family 15 protein, with the translated sequence MSSKASIRPVGTPYPAITDYAFLSDCHSLGMVARDGTLEWMCFHRFDNNPVFACMLDREQGGFFRVAPVAPSTITRRYLPDTNILETRFATDTGVITVTDCLPCWEDEREPGKIADIQPRHLFIRLVRCEQGEVEVAVTFSPRFDFGRTTPYLHPISDDLAVVFGGADSLLLHCNLGRLVSDAKGGCDSREVLKAGDRRELAIQWERPHRMKPARLDPEDLRTRVERTEAFWRSWASRCTYTGPHRDLVVRSLLVLKGLTYSDTGAIIAAGTTSLPEEVGGVRNWDYRFSWLRDSSVLIAALGMFGYRDEARRFARFLLTTTAGRTDELQILYGIGGERFLIETDLKALDGYKGSKPVRIGNGAFDQFQMDTYGELVGVMYNLVKRLDFSYEEQQSDPRMRFWMEFVKQVVDTAARRWNEPDDGIWETRGGRQHFVFSKVMAWLALDRGIILFERLPELKPDLDGWRRARDDVRRAIEAEGVDPETGAFVQAFGQKALDATALQILLTGFLPPDDPRVKATVERIDKELTREGHVYRYIERNDGLAGEEGTFTFCTLWLATSFAVMGDVERAEERLAKVLEYVSDLGLCAEEIDPVRREALGNTPQAFSHAGLIQAILAIEEAREARKKGVSAPAISPLQPEAPDMPPQPS
- a CDS encoding HAD family hydrolase — translated: MDPAPLPSSHGDRDLASEARPLRSWNDGAVKQALLAFVDAVTSEGADTCVPPEHRVAIFDNDGTLWTEQPFYSQGLFVFDRIRALAAEHPEWKTQRPFQAVLEAGAGMPHGLSEHDVGALVAATHAGMTTDAFDRISREWLATARHPRFHRRYTECVYQPMLELLALLRARGFTSYIVSGGGIDFLRAFCEEVYAIPPARVVGSSSQVRFELHDGRPVLIKLPELGSIDDGPGKPVNIHLHIGKRPILTFGNSDGDLQMLQYASVSELPHLELLLHHDDAEREYAYDRVSLAGRLDEALREAGPRKWTVVSMKRDWKEVFGRHPATTSPGTSIH
- a CDS encoding chemotaxis protein, which produces MNPPRSELAKRVGHSDLDVGALRIRVRDLARRFSGLIEATADDLAAHTDSPEVKRAMLQFKANAVPTMQGALFQPDPVASLIDAWALLAQLEGVLPKSAAGTSPELMAKAQRSLEGMESEVEALWREVSGQEDVSAARERVHAWATEHPLTGPLVARDSTVPLLASVTSTSGRGLLRKTAGLLEDTRDITARVDIYAGSLPRQARWQAELVAADAMNAPAVQSILADLARTVDILDRVGSMAANTPALVARERAAVVEAMDGQRRSLQDFISGERQAVLTGVGQERAAVMDALHAERVATLQQLDGMTRGWVDHAFDRAGNLVDRVFLWLLALVGLGVVGGIIVAALVLRAWRRRPVG